A stretch of the Janthinobacterium sp. B9-8 genome encodes the following:
- a CDS encoding YggS family pyridoxal phosphate-dependent enzyme, which yields MATIFTAWQGVRERIAKAAAANQREINAVALLAVSKTFPSEAIRELYLIGQRAFGENYVQELIDKHAALIDCNELVWHFIGPLQSNKTRSVAELADWVHSIDRLKIAERLSAQRPEHLPHLNVCIQVNVSGEVSKSGIAPDECLTLATKICQLPRIQLRGLMCIPEPTPDLAQLAKQFKVLRDLQNQLITQGIPVDTLSMGMSSDLETAISEGSTLVRVGTALFGTRTYL from the coding sequence ATGGCAACGATATTTACAGCATGGCAAGGTGTGAGAGAGCGCATTGCAAAAGCCGCTGCCGCCAATCAGCGAGAAATCAACGCTGTCGCCTTGTTGGCAGTGAGTAAGACCTTCCCAAGTGAAGCAATAAGAGAGCTGTATTTAATAGGACAGCGGGCCTTTGGTGAAAATTATGTTCAAGAGTTAATAGATAAACACGCAGCTTTAATCGATTGTAATGAGTTAGTTTGGCATTTTATCGGACCGCTACAGAGCAATAAAACCCGATCTGTGGCAGAGTTGGCAGACTGGGTCCATTCAATTGATCGTTTAAAGATCGCCGAACGGCTTTCTGCACAACGCCCGGAACATCTGCCTCATTTAAATGTCTGTATTCAGGTTAATGTATCGGGAGAAGTATCGAAATCAGGTATTGCCCCCGATGAATGCTTAACGCTGGCGACAAAAATCTGTCAATTACCACGTATACAATTGCGCGGTTTAATGTGCATACCCGAGCCCACGCCAGACTTAGCGCAGCTGGCAAAACAATTTAAAGTGCTGCGAGACTTACAAAACCAGCTGATTACCCAAGGAATACCTGTCGATACATTATCAATGGGCATGTCTAGTGATTTAGAAACCGCCATTAGCGAGGGTTCCACCCTCGTACGAGTGGGCACCGCATTATTCGGCACTCGCACTTACCTGTAA
- the proC gene encoding pyrroline-5-carboxylate reductase — MKITFIGGGNMAIAMIGGMIKQGFEAAQIHVVEPDAAKREQLSSNFGVSSSAPETPLPKSDAILFAVKPQQLQAVAKSLRPQLNGALVISIAAGVRADTLSQWLDVYPRIVRVMPNTPALVQEGMSGAYATAEVTDADRELTERMLAAIGEMVWVEKESDIDGITAISGSGPAYVFYFMEALQAAARAQGFGPEIARKLAYQTFSGAVKLAMQSEDDAATLRQKVTSKGGTTERAINALETSQVRTTIIAAASAAAARSRELGEESTRSLEV, encoded by the coding sequence ATGAAAATCACTTTTATCGGCGGTGGCAATATGGCCATCGCGATGATAGGCGGCATGATCAAGCAAGGTTTTGAGGCCGCTCAAATTCATGTCGTTGAACCAGATGCTGCCAAACGCGAACAACTGAGCAGCAATTTTGGTGTCAGCAGCAGCGCACCCGAAACGCCACTTCCTAAAAGTGATGCCATTTTATTTGCAGTAAAACCACAGCAATTACAAGCGGTAGCCAAATCTTTGCGCCCGCAACTCAATGGTGCTCTGGTGATCTCTATTGCAGCAGGCGTCAGAGCAGATACGCTATCGCAATGGCTGGATGTTTATCCACGTATTGTGCGTGTTATGCCCAATACCCCGGCACTTGTGCAAGAAGGAATGTCAGGTGCTTACGCCACAGCTGAAGTGACAGATGCCGATCGGGAATTAACCGAACGCATGCTGGCCGCAATTGGCGAGATGGTGTGGGTAGAAAAAGAAAGCGATATCGATGGAATTACGGCGATTTCGGGCTCTGGCCCAGCTTATGTATTCTATTTTATGGAAGCCTTACAAGCTGCGGCCCGTGCCCAGGGTTTTGGGCCAGAAATCGCTCGTAAACTGGCTTACCAAACCTTTTCAGGCGCAGTAAAACTGGCCATGCAAAGCGAAGATGATGCTGCCACCTTAAGACAAAAAGTGACCTCCAAGGGCGGCACAACCGAGCGCGCTATTAATGCGCTCGAAACCAGCCAGGTGCGCACCACCATTATTGCGGCGGCTTCGGCAGCTGCCGCGCGCTCCCGCGAGTTGGGAGAAGAATCCACACGCAGTCTTGAAGTCTAA
- a CDS encoding YggT family protein produces the protein MLANTFNFLIRNLSEFFILLLLARFFLQAARIPFKHPLTQFVLSLTNWAVIPVRRILPPFRGLDSASLMLAWLVALLMHAVLLALSPWPFDFTAPFSLFSLALAALLEVCKMSLYLLFATVIGQALMSWLAPYNPLMPILTALTAPFLRPLHRFIPPIGGVDITPLVLILAIQLVLSVVVPSLEQIILQGVSMVMLK, from the coding sequence ATGCTTGCAAACACATTCAATTTTTTAATTCGCAATTTATCCGAATTTTTTATCTTACTGCTGCTGGCGCGCTTCTTTTTACAAGCAGCGCGAATTCCATTTAAACACCCGCTCACGCAGTTTGTTTTGTCCTTAACCAATTGGGCAGTGATTCCGGTAAGGCGTATTTTGCCGCCATTTCGCGGGCTGGATAGCGCCAGCCTCATGCTGGCGTGGCTAGTGGCCTTGTTAATGCACGCAGTGTTATTGGCACTATCGCCTTGGCCTTTTGACTTTACCGCGCCGTTTTCGCTATTTTCACTGGCACTGGCTGCGCTGCTCGAAGTCTGCAAGATGTCTTTATATCTGCTGTTTGCCACCGTCATTGGCCAAGCACTGATGTCTTGGCTTGCCCCCTACAACCCCTTGATGCCGATCCTGACTGCACTGACCGCACCTTTTCTGCGCCCGCTGCATCGCTTTATTCCACCGATTGGCGGGGTAGATATCACGCCGCTGGTGCTGATTTTAGCGATTCAGCTGGTGCTCAGCGTAGTTGTGCCGAGCCTGGAGCAAATCATTTTGCAAGGTGTCAGCATGGTTATGCTGAAGTAA
- a CDS encoding FxsA family protein, with the protein MPYLLLLLFVAYPIAEIITIVLLAKAIGTFWVVLWLIAAFFSGLLMLRHHKLAVGAALFGDLRSGRLSIHSLFAVARYYIAAVLLLLPGILGDVVALVLLLPWGRLAKNKGTPAEPFSAPGAQGDVIDGEYRQVKPDMDRLQG; encoded by the coding sequence ATGCCTTACCTGCTGTTATTACTTTTTGTGGCCTATCCGATTGCTGAAATTATCACGATTGTTTTACTGGCAAAAGCCATTGGTACTTTTTGGGTGGTGCTCTGGTTGATTGCGGCTTTTTTCAGTGGTTTGCTGATGTTGCGTCATCACAAATTAGCGGTAGGCGCGGCCTTATTTGGTGATTTACGCTCTGGTCGCCTATCGATTCATAGCCTGTTTGCTGTAGCTCGCTACTATATTGCTGCTGTTTTACTTTTATTGCCCGGTATTTTGGGCGATGTAGTGGCACTGGTTTTGTTGCTGCCTTGGGGCCGTTTAGCAAAGAATAAAGGCACGCCAGCAGAGCCGTTTTCAGCTCCGGGTGCGCAGGGTGATGTGATTGATGGTGAATATCGTCAGGTTAAGCCTGATATGGATCGTTTACAGGGCTAA
- the cutA gene encoding divalent-cation tolerance protein CutA — MTTPDNILIVLCNCPDEDVANRLATGLVTARLAACVNQLAPVQSTYRWNERIEIAQEVPLLIKTTQAAYPALEAWLQENHPYEVAEIIALSPTAGLPAYLNWVSKEVQA, encoded by the coding sequence ATGACAACTCCAGATAATATTTTGATCGTCTTGTGCAATTGCCCAGACGAGGATGTAGCAAATCGTTTAGCCACCGGCCTTGTAACAGCCCGACTGGCTGCCTGCGTGAACCAATTGGCGCCAGTACAATCTACATACCGATGGAATGAAAGAATCGAAATCGCGCAGGAAGTTCCCCTGCTGATTAAAACAACCCAAGCCGCTTATCCTGCTTTAGAAGCCTGGCTTCAGGAAAACCACCCTTACGAGGTAGCCGAAATTATTGCCCTAAGCCCCACCGCAGGTCTCCCCGCCTATCTAAACTGGGTGAGTAAAGAGGTGCAAGCATGA
- the dsbD gene encoding protein-disulfide reductase DsbD, translating to MMLRIVLFLLALLGTAHAADDLLPPEKAFQAYMVQIDDHTVEARFKVAAGYYLYRDRISFKANLPIQPELPKGTEKNDPSFGKVQVYKHDMAVRIKSSTPYPLDAAITAKFQGCAEVGVCYPPQTQLLKLGEPPKDALDQLFGKSTIPAEIGPSGADIYFSGGLLATLGVFFLGGLALALTSCMYPLIPIVSGIVLGNGQQGKMRALGLTFTYVQGLALSYTLIGIAAAATGTLLVVALQQPFVIALFSLFFVLMALAMFGLFDLQLSGSIQSKMNDWSNRLPGGQFTSVFAMGALSALIVGPCIAPPLAAALAYLGQTGDLLLGGSALYMLALGLGLPLLAIGAFGGSILPKLSGRMMRGVKIVFGILLLLMAVWVARPLWEKSDSETGTKFRAIASEQELNQAISQANGKMVMLDFYADWCIACKEFERDTLSDPQIQKSLADMVLLRADVTQNNAADQALLKRFKLFGPPAILFTGSNGQFLNERVIGYQSPAAFKATLERLKQEKQ from the coding sequence ATGATGCTTCGTATCGTTCTCTTTTTACTTGCATTACTTGGCACGGCCCATGCTGCGGATGATTTACTGCCGCCCGAAAAGGCATTCCAAGCTTATATGGTACAGATTGACGACCATACTGTAGAAGCACGCTTTAAAGTAGCAGCAGGCTATTACCTTTATCGGGATCGCATCAGCTTTAAAGCCAATCTGCCCATACAGCCTGAGCTCCCCAAAGGCACAGAGAAAAATGACCCCAGCTTTGGCAAAGTGCAAGTTTATAAACACGATATGGCAGTGCGGATTAAATCCAGCACCCCGTATCCATTAGATGCGGCCATTACAGCCAAATTCCAAGGCTGTGCCGAAGTCGGCGTGTGCTACCCGCCACAAACACAGCTCTTAAAACTAGGCGAGCCTCCCAAAGACGCGCTAGATCAGTTGTTTGGTAAAAGCACCATTCCTGCTGAAATCGGCCCTAGCGGGGCCGATATTTATTTCAGCGGAGGGCTTCTTGCCACCCTTGGTGTATTTTTCTTAGGGGGCCTCGCACTTGCACTGACTTCCTGCATGTATCCGCTGATTCCTATTGTGTCTGGCATCGTGCTAGGTAACGGCCAGCAGGGCAAAATGCGTGCACTAGGGCTAACCTTTACCTATGTGCAAGGCTTGGCGCTGAGCTACACTCTGATCGGTATTGCTGCCGCCGCAACCGGCACTTTACTTGTTGTAGCCTTACAGCAACCTTTTGTAATCGCACTGTTTTCTCTGTTTTTTGTCTTGATGGCACTCGCCATGTTTGGCCTGTTCGATCTGCAATTATCCGGCAGCATTCAAAGCAAAATGAATGATTGGTCTAATCGCCTGCCCGGTGGCCAATTCACTTCGGTATTTGCGATGGGAGCGCTCTCGGCCCTGATTGTTGGCCCTTGTATCGCCCCCCCCTTAGCTGCGGCACTGGCTTATTTAGGCCAAACAGGCGATTTACTATTGGGTGGTAGTGCGCTCTATATGCTGGCACTAGGACTAGGCCTGCCCCTGCTCGCCATTGGTGCTTTTGGCGGCAGCATTTTACCCAAGCTCTCCGGCCGTATGATGCGCGGTGTAAAAATCGTTTTTGGTATTTTATTACTGCTCATGGCGGTCTGGGTGGCCCGGCCATTATGGGAAAAATCAGACTCCGAAACAGGGACGAAATTTCGCGCCATTGCCTCTGAACAAGAATTAAATCAGGCCATCAGCCAGGCCAATGGCAAAATGGTGATGTTAGATTTCTATGCCGATTGGTGTATTGCCTGCAAAGAATTTGAACGCGATACCTTAAGTGATCCACAGATTCAAAAATCATTAGCAGATATGGTATTGCTACGAGCCGATGTCACGCAAAATAACGCGGCAGATCAAGCCCTATTAAAACGCTTCAAACTATTCGGCCCACCCGCTATTTTATTTACCGGCAGCAATGGGCAGTTTTTAAACGAGCGTGTTATTGGTTACCAAAGCCCGGCAGCGTTCAAAGCCACCCTAGAGCGACTTAAACAGGAAAAACAATGA
- a CDS encoding TlpA family protein disulfide reductase: MKKWLIVFSLLSGFVQAETAIFSAQLPDLKNKIQAISQWKGKPLIVNFWATWCGPCREEIPEFIALQKQYAGKVQFIGIAIDEQKDVAAFSKQYGINYPILTGEANAMELMRKEGNQLGGLPFTAIYNAKGERIAIELGRLKKEKLENYLKELTRK; encoded by the coding sequence ATGAAAAAATGGCTGATTGTATTTAGTTTACTGAGTGGTTTTGTTCAGGCAGAAACAGCTATTTTCTCAGCTCAACTCCCTGATTTAAAGAACAAAATACAGGCCATTTCTCAATGGAAAGGCAAGCCGCTGATTGTTAATTTCTGGGCAACATGGTGCGGCCCATGCCGGGAAGAAATTCCGGAATTTATTGCCTTACAAAAGCAATATGCAGGGAAAGTGCAATTTATAGGGATAGCCATTGATGAGCAAAAAGATGTGGCTGCTTTTTCTAAGCAATATGGAATTAACTATCCGATATTAACGGGCGAAGCCAATGCAATGGAATTAATGCGTAAAGAAGGTAATCAGCTAGGTGGATTACCCTTTACGGCAATTTACAATGCAAAAGGTGAACGAATTGCAATTGAGCTGGGGAGGCTTAAAAAAGAAAAGCTTGAAAATTATTTAAAAGAATTAACGCGTAAATAA
- a CDS encoding ArsR/SmtB family transcription factor, with protein sequence MANSIEHMDDPHIDQASRAMKAMSHPLRLKILCVLGDKEVSVQDIVEQVGTTQSNISQHLALMREKGVLRTRKDANRVYYRVGDLRTLEVIVMLRNVFCGF encoded by the coding sequence ATGGCCAATTCCATTGAGCATATGGACGACCCCCACATTGATCAGGCTTCGCGTGCAATGAAGGCGATGTCGCACCCGCTACGCTTGAAGATTCTGTGCGTTTTAGGAGATAAAGAAGTTAGCGTGCAAGATATCGTTGAGCAGGTGGGTACTACACAATCAAATATTTCTCAGCATCTAGCCTTGATGCGCGAGAAAGGAGTGTTGCGTACTCGCAAAGATGCCAATCGGGTGTACTACCGAGTGGGGGATTTGCGTACGCTTGAAGTGATTGTGATGTTAAGAAACGTGTTCTGCGGCTTTTAG
- the gpmI gene encoding 2,3-bisphosphoglycerate-independent phosphoglycerate mutase produces MSQNVKPVLLLILDGFGYREETKDNAIAAAKKPHLDRLFATYPWTTINASEEYVGLPKGQFGNSEVGHLNIGAGRVLQQDISRIDCDVADGSIGQNAVFAAAIEQAKSSGKTLHILGLISDGGVHCHEAHVNALIAAASDAGVGQINVHAFLDGRDTPPRSAAVYLAKLQAVCDSHPAARIASVTGRYWAMDRDKRWERVEPAYKVMVEGEGLFHAVNAADALSAAYERDENDEFVAATAIGEKSSMQDGDVVIFMNFRADRARQITTALTDASFDGFKARQPKFASFSTATNYGSAYPSLLVAYDKPKVQNSFGEYIANLGLKQLRIAETEKYPHVTYFFSGGEEKEFAGEDRILVPSPKVATYDLQPEMSAPEVTRQIVAAIESKQYSAIICNYANGDMVGHSGIFDAAVKAVEALDQSVAQCVDAMLAAGGEILITADHGNCELMYDHTAHQPHTQHTTDQVPFVYIGRPATMMARGSGALRDIAPTMLALMGLKQPEEMTGKSLVNLS; encoded by the coding sequence ATGAGCCAAAACGTCAAACCTGTTCTTCTGTTGATTTTAGATGGCTTCGGTTACCGTGAAGAGACAAAGGATAACGCCATTGCTGCCGCCAAAAAACCACACCTTGATCGCTTATTCGCCACCTACCCGTGGACAACGATCAATGCCTCAGAAGAATACGTAGGACTGCCTAAAGGCCAGTTTGGTAACTCTGAAGTCGGCCACCTTAATATCGGCGCGGGCCGGGTGCTGCAACAAGACATCAGCCGTATCGACTGTGATGTAGCCGATGGCTCTATCGGCCAGAACGCTGTATTTGCTGCGGCAATTGAACAAGCCAAAAGTAGCGGTAAAACACTCCATATTTTAGGTTTGATCTCGGATGGCGGCGTGCATTGCCACGAAGCCCATGTCAATGCGCTCATCGCGGCAGCAAGCGATGCAGGAGTTGGTCAAATCAATGTGCACGCCTTCTTGGATGGCCGTGATACACCACCCCGCAGTGCAGCGGTCTATTTAGCTAAACTACAAGCAGTCTGTGATTCCCACCCGGCAGCGCGCATCGCCTCCGTAACAGGCCGCTACTGGGCAATGGATAGGGATAAACGCTGGGAGCGCGTAGAGCCTGCTTATAAGGTCATGGTTGAAGGCGAGGGCTTATTCCACGCAGTCAACGCCGCCGATGCCCTATCTGCAGCCTACGAGCGTGATGAAAACGATGAATTTGTTGCAGCCACCGCCATCGGCGAAAAATCATCGATGCAAGACGGCGATGTAGTGATCTTTATGAATTTCCGTGCCGACCGTGCACGCCAAATCACTACGGCTTTGACCGATGCGAGCTTTGATGGCTTTAAAGCGCGTCAACCTAAATTTGCCTCATTTAGCACCGCAACAAATTATGGCTCAGCTTATCCAAGCCTGCTGGTGGCTTATGACAAGCCTAAGGTGCAAAACAGCTTTGGCGAATATATTGCCAATCTGGGCTTAAAGCAGCTGCGCATCGCTGAAACCGAAAAATACCCGCACGTAACTTATTTTTTCTCCGGAGGCGAAGAAAAAGAATTTGCCGGTGAAGACCGTATTCTGGTGCCTTCACCTAAGGTGGCCACTTACGATCTACAGCCAGAAATGAGCGCCCCTGAAGTCACCCGCCAGATTGTGGCTGCCATTGAATCCAAGCAATATTCGGCCATTATTTGTAATTATGCCAATGGTGATATGGTGGGACACTCAGGTATTTTTGACGCTGCGGTTAAAGCAGTTGAAGCTTTGGACCAGAGTGTTGCACAATGTGTTGACGCCATGCTTGCAGCCGGTGGAGAAATCCTTATCACGGCCGATCATGGTAATTGTGAGCTGATGTACGATCACACGGCGCATCAACCACATACCCAGCACACAACGGACCAAGTTCCCTTTGTGTATATTGGCCGCCCGGCAACCATGATGGCGCGCGGCAGCGGTGCTTTACGCGATATTGCGCCAACAATGCTGGCTTTGATGGGCCTTAAGCAGCCAGAAGAAATGACGGGTAAATCTTTAGTGAATTTATCCTGA